In the Streptomyces sp. NBC_00193 genome, AGGGCCACGGCGCCGAGCGGAAGGTTGATGTAGAAGGACCAGCGCCAGCCCATGTGGTCGGTGATGGTGCCGCCGACCAGCGGTCCGCCGATCATGGCGAGGGCCATCACGCCGGCCATCATGCCCTGGTACTTGCCGCGCTCGCGGGGCGGGATCAGGTCGCCGATGATCGCCATGACGCCGACCATCAGACCACCGGCGCCGAGGCCCTGGATCGCGCGGAAGCCGATGAGCTGGCCCATGTCCTGGGCCATGCCGCTGAGCGCGGAGCCGATCAGGAAGATGACGATCGAGGTGAGGAAGGAGCCCTTCCGCCCGTACATGTCGCCGATCTTGCCCCAGATGGGAGTGGAGGCGGCGGTGGCCAGGGTGTAGGCGGTGACGACCCACGAGAGGTGTTCCAGGCCGCCGAGCTCGCCGACGATCGTGGGCATGGCCGTGCCGATGATCATGTTGTCCAGCATGGCCAGCAGCATCGCGATCATGAGCGCCATCAGGACGACCCGCACGCTGCGCGGCTTCACCTCCTCCGAGGTGTCCGCCTTGATCTTGTCTTCCACCATGTTCCACTCCCCTGGCGCATACGCACCGGCCCCTGGGACTTACTTGCCGACCGGCTAGTTGACTACACTGGGGAAGGTAGACCCGCAACTAGCCGGGCGTCAAGTAAGTAGTCGAGCAATCAGTCAGGGGAGAGTCATGTCCAGCAGCAGTCCGCAGCAGCGCCGTGGCAATACACGGCAGCGCATCCAGGACGTCGCACTGGAACTCTTCGCCGAGCAGGGGTACGAGAAGACGTCGCTGCGGGAGATCGCGGAGCGGCTGGGGGTCACGAAGGCGGCGCTGTACTACCACTTCAAGACCAAGGAAGACATCATCATCAGCCTGTTCGAGGACCTGACGCGGCCCATCGACGAGCTGATCCAGTGGGCGGAGGAGCAGCCGCGCACGCTGGAGATGAAGCGGGAGGTCCTGCGTCGCTACAGCGAGGCGATGGCGGGCGGCGCCTCCCTGTACCGCTTCATGCAGGAGAACCAGGCCTCGCTGCGGGAACTGACCATCGGCGAGACCGTGAAGAAGCGGCTGTTCGCCCTGGTGGAACTGCTCCGGACCGGCCAGGAGGACGCCCCGCTGGCAGATCAAGTGCGGTGCGTGAGCGCCCTGTTCACCCTGCACGCGGGAATGATGTTCCTCCAGCACGTGGAGGGCGACCCGGAGGAGACCCGCCAGGCCGCCCTGGAGGTCGCGACGGACCTGATCACCCAGGCCCACGGGCAGGCGTAGGACCCCCACCTCCATCGTTCACTCGATCGAACGAACAAGACCCCAAGTAATTACTCTCCGTAGTCGGAGCGGCTACTTTTGGTGATGCGCGCTGCGGAAAGGCTGCGGCGCCGCCCGAGCCAAAGGCACCGCCGTCATGATGCGACTCGCCCTCACCACCGCCGCTGCCGCGGCAGCCGTCTTCGCCTCCGCGCTCGCGCCGCAGGCGTCCGCCCCGGCCGGCCCCCTCTCCTACGTCGCCCTCGGGGACTCGTACAGCGCCGCCTCCTTCGTGCGTCCCTGGAACGCCGACGGATGCGGCCGCTCCGAGCAGGACTATCCGCACCAGGCCGCCCGGCGGCTGAAGGTGAAGCTCACCGATGTCACCTGTTCCGCCGCGGAGGTCAGAGCGGGGCTGCTGGGGCCCCAGTCCGAGCTGAAGGGACCACCGTCCGTGCCGCCACCGGGCGGATGGGCCGCCAAGCCGGCACAGATCAAGGCCGTTACGGCAGCCGCCGATCTCGTCACGGTCGGCGCCGGCGGCAACTCCGTGGGCTTCGCCGAGATCGTCGAGGCCTGCGTGAAGCGGGGCATGGCCTCTTTCGGTACGGGCTCCCCGTGCACCGATCACTACGCGCGGGGAAGGGGCGCCGCGGGACTCGACGCCCGGTTCACCGCGCTGGAAGCCGATTTCGCGGCCCTATTGAAGGAGATCCGCACGCGCGCGCCGCGCGCCGGGGTGGCGGTCGTCGGCTATCCGGCCGTCGTGGACAGCCCGGCGGGCTGCACCTGGGGGTCCTGGCGCCAGTTCGGAACCGTCGCCAAGGGCGACATGCCCTGGCTCGACTCCGTGGAGCGCCGGCTCAACAACCTCCTGCGGGAGCAGGCCCGCCGGAGCGGCGCGGTGTACGTGGACACCTACTCCTCCAGTACCGGGCACGGGGTGTGCGCGGCCGCCGAGCAGCGCTGGATGTACGGGATCAAGGACAGCCTGACCGGGCCGGGCGAGCAGAGCGACCCGCCCTCCGAGCTCTGCCGCTCCATCCCGGCCCGGGGCGAGGCCTGCACCGTGCTCCACCCGAACCTCCGCGGCGCCACCCACCAGGCGGACCGCGTCACCGAGGCCCTGACCGCGCTGGGGGCGACCAGGGCCTGACATGCGGGTGCTTCGTCCGCACCGATGTGAGCGAGGAGACCGAGGTCACCACCCTGATCGCGCACGCCGTCGCGGAGCACGGCCAGAGGCTGGACCACCCGCTGACGGCGGGCCGGATCGGGCTCAGGCGCCCGTCGTGGCCGCGGCCGCCCGTCCTTCCAGCTCGTCCGCCTGGACCGTCAGCGCGTCGGCATCGGCGTCCCAGGTCGGGCCGTACGCGTAGAGGCTGCCGGCCGCTTCCCTCAACAGGGCGACGTCTTCGGGCCGCTGGAGGTTGATGAGCCGGTAGGCGAGGTTGCGCACCCAGACCGGCAGCAGCCCGTCCAGCAGGTGCGGGCACAGTGCGCGCAGCATGCCGATGATCTCGTCCGCGTCGGCGAAGGTGAGCTGCTCGACGAAGAAGAACTCGGCGTGGTCCCGATCGCACGGCGGCGTCGGCCCGTACTCGTCCCCGTAGATGCACCGCGCGTGCTGGGTCAGGTCGTCATGGAAGTGCGTCACCCACCGAACCCTAGGCGCGACGAGCCGCCCGGCGCTCCCGGGTATTCGGAGGTGACTCGCCGCCTCGGGACGCCCGAGCGACCGGCGCCTGAACCAGCAGCCCCGAATCGGCGTCCGGTCACTCCGCCGCGGGCGGCTTCCTGAACCGGTCGCGCAGTGTGCGCTGGACGGCTGAGCCGATGAGCAGGACGACGGCGGTGCCGAGGCCCCCGAGCAGTTCGGGCAGAGCGGCGCGCAGGACTTCGTTCACCGCGTCACCGCCGCGGCCGCACGCTCCGTCTGGCGGGCGCCCAGGCGGTGGAGCTTGCGGCGTACCCGCTCGCCGTACGCCGCAGGCTGCGCGCTGTCGACGGCGGCCACCGCCCAGGAGTCGGCGCCGGCGGCCCAGGTGCGGGCCACCTTCTCCTCCGGCTCGGCGAGTTGCCGCAGCACGGCGCCGACCCGCGGGTCCTGGAACTCGTCGTCCACGAGCAGCGACTCGGGGCAGCGCCGGTCGGTCACCACGTCGGCGAGCGTGAGGCCGTCACCGACGGGTCGGCTCAGCAGGGTGACGCGTTGGCCGCGGGTGCGGTGTTCCCACAGCGGCAGCATCCGGTGGTGCGCTTCGTCGGCCTCCCGGCGCAGCAGGTGTCTCAGTGCCGGGTCGTCGACCGCACGGTCGTGCAGCGCGTCCACCCAGTCGCCCAACAGGGCCATCTCGACTGCCGCCCGCCACCGCGCGGGGTGCTCCAGCCCCAGCCAGGTACGGCTGAACTCGTCGACCGTGACGTGGTCGCCGTCGATGGCCGCGTTGCGGGCGACCAGCGCGTTCTGCAGCAACAGCCGTTCGGAGCAGGTCAGTTGCCATGGCCCGAGTGCTGCCATGGCCAGCAACAGAGAAGAGATCAGGCGGTACGTCGTGGCCAGGAGGCCGGCTACTGAATTGTCACTCGGCAGAGCCGAGATGATCGCCGTGGCCTGGACGATCTTCAAGATCGCTCGCATGCAATCGAAAAGGGTGTCGTCGGCGTAGTGGGCGCTCGCCCGCTCCTGGGCGGCGGCTTCAAGTTCGTCGTCGTCCCACCGGCCCAGGAAACGGTGTTCGGCGACGCACGCCGGGCAGACACTGACGGACTGCAGGGTGATCATGGGCCTTCCTTCAGGGTGAGGTTCTTGGGGTTCTCTACCCCTAGGCGCGGGCGCCGGCCCATTCGACAAAGAATCTTCCGAACGGCACCTGTGGCCTCCGTCACGTCCGGTGCCCCGCGGTCGAAGATCAGGAAGACTCGGGGGCATGGTTTCGGTGGTGCAGAACGTCGCGATCGACTGTGCGGACGCCTACGAGTTGGCCCGGTTCTGGAGCCGGGTCACCGGCTCCCCGCTCTCTCCGGAGGACGGGCCGGGTGCCCGGGAGAC is a window encoding:
- a CDS encoding TetR/AcrR family transcriptional regulator; the encoded protein is MSSSSPQQRRGNTRQRIQDVALELFAEQGYEKTSLREIAERLGVTKAALYYHFKTKEDIIISLFEDLTRPIDELIQWAEEQPRTLEMKREVLRRYSEAMAGGASLYRFMQENQASLRELTIGETVKKRLFALVELLRTGQEDAPLADQVRCVSALFTLHAGMMFLQHVEGDPEETRQAALEVATDLITQAHGQA
- a CDS encoding SGNH/GDSL hydrolase family protein, which produces MMRLALTTAAAAAAVFASALAPQASAPAGPLSYVALGDSYSAASFVRPWNADGCGRSEQDYPHQAARRLKVKLTDVTCSAAEVRAGLLGPQSELKGPPSVPPPGGWAAKPAQIKAVTAAADLVTVGAGGNSVGFAEIVEACVKRGMASFGTGSPCTDHYARGRGAAGLDARFTALEADFAALLKEIRTRAPRAGVAVVGYPAVVDSPAGCTWGSWRQFGTVAKGDMPWLDSVERRLNNLLREQARRSGAVYVDTYSSSTGHGVCAAAEQRWMYGIKDSLTGPGEQSDPPSELCRSIPARGEACTVLHPNLRGATHQADRVTEALTALGATRA